One genomic window of Quercus robur cultivar Fastigiata chloroplast, complete genome includes the following:
- the ycf15 gene encoding hypothetical protein produces MLQSPSRGAPFLLGPQRKNGGLVPTVHHGRKDSLSRDR; encoded by the coding sequence ATGTTACAATCCCCTTCCCGCGGAGCCCCCTTTCTTCTCGGTCCACAGAGAAAAAATGGAGGACTGGTGCCAACAGTTCATCACGGAAGAAAGGACTCACTGAGCCGGGATCGCTAA